The proteins below are encoded in one region of Rhizobacter sp.:
- a CDS encoding MFS transporter, whose protein sequence is MSTSTPPIASDATPLRTLPAFMRFWYARLTGTTGNQMLMVAVGWQMYDLTGSAWDLGLVGLLQFLPALLLTLVAGHVADRHDRSRILAIAMATQTVVALVLMLATHGHWASRGLLLALSVAIGTAKAFQMPAQQALVPSLVPASVLPRALAFSSAGMQAAIIGGPALGGFIYVAGADVVYATCAACFVAAGVLFLRIGHPHAPPPKEPVSLRTVLAGFQFIWQRPVVLGAISLDLFAVLLGGATALLPMFAKDVLHVGPWGLGLLRGAPAAGALCMSLVLTRWPISRRVGHAMFAAVAVYGVATMVFAVSTSFVLSLIALWVSGAADMVSVVIRQSLVQLETPDAMRGRVAAVNSIFIGASNQLGEFESGATAALLGPVGSVLLGGAGTLFIAGLWFKLFPDLARRERLTERA, encoded by the coding sequence ATGTCCACGTCCACGCCCCCGATCGCTTCCGACGCCACGCCCCTGCGCACCCTGCCGGCCTTCATGCGCTTCTGGTACGCGCGGCTCACCGGCACCACCGGCAACCAGATGCTGATGGTCGCGGTGGGCTGGCAGATGTACGACCTGACCGGCAGCGCCTGGGACCTCGGCCTCGTCGGTCTGCTGCAGTTCCTGCCCGCGCTGCTGCTCACGCTGGTGGCCGGCCACGTGGCCGACCGGCACGACCGCAGCCGCATCCTCGCGATCGCGATGGCCACGCAGACGGTGGTGGCCCTGGTGCTGATGCTGGCCACGCACGGCCACTGGGCGAGCCGCGGGCTGCTGCTCGCGCTCTCGGTCGCCATCGGCACGGCCAAGGCCTTCCAGATGCCGGCGCAGCAGGCGCTGGTGCCGTCGCTCGTGCCGGCGAGCGTGCTGCCGCGGGCCCTGGCCTTCAGCTCGGCCGGCATGCAGGCGGCCATCATCGGCGGGCCGGCGCTCGGCGGCTTCATCTACGTGGCGGGGGCCGACGTGGTCTACGCCACCTGCGCCGCATGCTTCGTCGCGGCGGGCGTGCTCTTCCTGCGCATCGGCCACCCGCACGCGCCGCCACCGAAGGAGCCGGTGTCGCTGCGCACGGTGCTCGCGGGCTTCCAGTTCATCTGGCAGCGGCCGGTGGTGCTGGGCGCGATCTCGCTCGACCTCTTCGCCGTGCTGCTGGGTGGCGCCACCGCGCTGCTGCCGATGTTCGCGAAAGACGTGCTGCACGTCGGCCCCTGGGGCCTGGGCCTCCTGCGCGGGGCGCCGGCTGCGGGTGCCCTGTGCATGTCGCTCGTGCTCACGCGCTGGCCGATCTCGCGCCGCGTGGGGCATGCGATGTTTGCGGCGGTGGCGGTGTATGGCGTGGCGACGATGGTGTTCGCCGTGTCGACCTCGTTCGTGCTCTCGCTCATCGCGCTGTGGGTGAGCGGCGCAGCCGACATGGTGAGCGTGGTGATCCGCCAGTCGCTCGTGCAGCTGGAGACGCCCGATGCGATGCGCGGGCGGGTGGCGGCGGTCAACTCGATCTTCATCGGTGCATCCAACCAGCTGGGCGAATTCGAGTCGGGTGCGACGGCCGCCCTGCTCGGGCCGGTGGGCTCGGTGCTGCTGGGCGGGGCGGGCACCCTCTTCATCGCAGGGCTTTGGTTCAAGCTCTTCCCCGACCTCGCGCGGCGTGAGCGCCTCACCGAACGCGCCTGA
- a CDS encoding PBP1A family penicillin-binding protein, whose translation MKPARKTLFKRIALIAGGVALGCALLGAAVLTVLYQQLPELTMLTDYQPRQPLRVFTHDGVEIGEFGTERRYYLPIAHTPRMVQDAVLAIEDAGFRDHGGVSVKGTLRAAVKNLWRASRSQGGSTITQQVARTFYLSKKKSYARKLREALLAVKIEQHLSKDQILELYLNQIYMGQRAYGFEAASQSYFGKPLTQLTVAESAMLAGVPQNPRYANPATNFERARKRQVQVLARMRETGAITQAQHDKALAEKVQVHKGGEDYAVRAEYVAEMVRQTVYAQYGEASYSMGLKVTTTLRAADQQAAWQALRRGVLDYDRRQPYRGPEDEEDLPDGVAADDPAVAEALSDHRDDDDLRVALVTEASPRLVVATLASGEVVRLQGEGLRMAQPALSPRANDELRIRRGSVIRVMQVGKRWSIAQWPEVQGALVAMAPQTGHVRALVGGFDFGRAQFNHATQAWRQPGSSFKPFLYSAALEHGVMPNTQVNDAPLPADPNSTAPAWDPKNSDDQYDGPITLREALARSKNLVTIRLVQLLGPDVARTWASRFGFEASKHPADLTLALGSGATTPLQLAGAYSVLANGGFPVQPVVIQKITDAQGKTLFEAPATTLDEDKRAIPARNAWLTGSLLQEVTRSGTAARAQAQLQRTDLYGKTGTTNDAVDAWFAGYQPTLVTVVWMGHDTPRSLGSRESGGGLALPVWINFMRQALQGVPVQEPTAPEGLVQHDGDWVYSEWADGGQRQSIGFDETTVLPTLPDGSTPARARNGDLIDLEPPEAKLNRP comes from the coding sequence ATGAAACCAGCCCGCAAGACCCTCTTCAAGCGCATCGCGCTCATCGCCGGCGGCGTAGCCCTCGGCTGCGCGCTGCTCGGCGCTGCGGTGCTCACGGTGCTCTACCAGCAGTTGCCCGAGCTGACCATGCTCACCGACTACCAGCCGCGCCAGCCGCTGCGGGTGTTCACCCACGACGGGGTGGAGATCGGCGAGTTCGGCACCGAGCGCCGCTACTACCTGCCCATCGCCCACACGCCGCGCATGGTGCAAGACGCCGTGCTCGCCATCGAAGACGCCGGCTTTCGCGACCACGGCGGCGTGAGCGTGAAAGGCACGCTGCGCGCGGCGGTGAAGAACCTCTGGCGCGCCTCGCGCAGCCAGGGCGGCTCGACCATCACGCAGCAGGTGGCGCGCACCTTCTACCTGTCGAAGAAGAAGTCGTATGCGCGCAAGCTGCGCGAGGCGCTGCTGGCGGTGAAGATCGAGCAGCACCTGTCGAAAGACCAGATCCTCGAGCTGTATCTCAACCAGATCTACATGGGCCAGCGGGCCTATGGCTTCGAGGCGGCATCGCAGTCGTACTTCGGCAAGCCGCTCACGCAGCTCACGGTGGCCGAGAGCGCCATGCTCGCCGGCGTGCCGCAGAACCCGCGCTACGCCAACCCGGCCACCAACTTCGAGCGTGCGAGAAAGCGCCAGGTGCAGGTGCTTGCGCGCATGCGGGAAACCGGCGCGATCACCCAGGCCCAGCACGACAAGGCCCTCGCCGAGAAGGTGCAGGTGCACAAGGGCGGCGAAGACTATGCGGTGCGCGCCGAATACGTGGCCGAGATGGTGCGCCAGACGGTCTATGCGCAGTACGGCGAGGCCAGCTACTCGATGGGGCTGAAGGTCACCACCACGCTGCGCGCCGCCGACCAGCAGGCCGCATGGCAGGCCCTGCGCCGCGGCGTGCTCGACTACGACCGCCGCCAGCCCTACCGCGGCCCGGAAGACGAGGAAGACCTGCCCGATGGCGTGGCTGCCGACGACCCGGCGGTGGCGGAAGCACTCTCGGACCACCGCGACGACGACGACCTGCGCGTGGCGCTCGTGACCGAAGCCAGCCCGCGCCTGGTGGTGGCCACGCTCGCCAGTGGCGAGGTGGTACGCCTGCAGGGCGAGGGCCTGCGCATGGCGCAGCCGGCCCTGTCGCCACGCGCGAACGACGAGCTGCGCATCCGCCGCGGCTCGGTGATCCGCGTGATGCAGGTGGGCAAGCGCTGGTCGATCGCGCAATGGCCCGAGGTGCAAGGCGCGCTGGTGGCGATGGCGCCGCAGACGGGTCACGTGCGCGCCCTGGTCGGCGGCTTCGACTTCGGCCGCGCGCAGTTCAACCATGCCACGCAGGCCTGGCGGCAACCGGGTTCGAGCTTCAAGCCCTTCCTGTATTCCGCGGCCCTGGAGCACGGCGTGATGCCCAACACGCAGGTCAACGACGCACCGCTGCCCGCCGACCCCAACAGCACCGCCCCCGCCTGGGACCCGAAGAATTCAGACGATCAGTACGACGGCCCCATCACCCTGCGCGAAGCGCTCGCGCGCTCGAAGAACCTCGTCACCATCCGCCTGGTGCAGCTGCTCGGGCCCGACGTGGCGCGCACCTGGGCGAGCCGTTTCGGCTTCGAGGCGAGCAAACATCCGGCCGACCTCACGCTCGCGCTCGGCTCGGGGGCGACCACGCCGCTGCAACTCGCGGGCGCCTATTCGGTGCTGGCCAATGGCGGCTTTCCGGTGCAGCCGGTGGTGATTCAGAAAATCACCGATGCGCAAGGCAAGACACTCTTCGAAGCCCCGGCCACGACACTCGACGAAGACAAGCGCGCCATCCCCGCCCGCAACGCCTGGCTCACTGGCAGCCTGCTGCAGGAGGTCACGCGCAGCGGCACCGCCGCGCGCGCGCAGGCGCAGCTGCAGCGCACCGATCTCTACGGCAAGACCGGCACCACCAACGATGCGGTCGACGCCTGGTTCGCCGGCTACCAGCCCACGCTGGTCACGGTGGTGTGGATGGGCCACGACACGCCGCGCAGCCTGGGCTCACGCGAATCGGGAGGGGGCCTGGCTTTGCCGGTGTGGATCAACTTCATGCGCCAGGCGCTGCAAGGCGTGCCGGTGCAGGAGCCCACCGCCCCCGAGGGCCTGGTGCAGCATGACGGCGACTGGGTCTACAGCGAATGGGCCGACGGCGGCCAGCGCCAGAGCATCGGCTTCGACGAAACAACCGTGTTGCCCACGCTGCCCGACGGCAGCACGCCGGCCCGCGCCCGCAACGGCGACCTGATCGACCTCGAGCCCCCCGAGGCCAAGCTGAACCGGCCCTGA
- a CDS encoding RluA family pseudouridine synthase, producing the protein MLPLFLDDALVVVDKPAGLPSVPGRPAELHDCMASRVQAEWPDALVVHRLDMATSGLLVFARHKAAQSALGTAFAQRGVAKRYVAVVAGEMADDAGEIDLPLIADWPNRPLQKVDHALGKPSLTRYRVIERQPGLTRVALMPLTGRSHQLRVHLLALGHPIVGDTLYAPPDVAARSPRLLLHAHTLAFAHPVSGEALSFESPLPF; encoded by the coding sequence CTGCTCCCCCTCTTCCTGGACGATGCCCTCGTCGTCGTCGACAAGCCCGCCGGCCTGCCCTCGGTGCCCGGCCGGCCCGCCGAGCTGCACGACTGCATGGCCTCGCGGGTGCAGGCCGAGTGGCCCGATGCGCTGGTGGTGCACCGGCTCGACATGGCGACCTCGGGCCTGCTCGTCTTCGCGCGCCACAAGGCCGCCCAGAGCGCCCTCGGCACCGCCTTCGCGCAGCGCGGCGTGGCCAAGCGCTACGTGGCCGTGGTGGCCGGCGAGATGGCCGACGACGCGGGCGAGATCGACCTGCCGCTGATCGCCGACTGGCCCAACCGGCCGCTGCAGAAGGTCGACCACGCGCTCGGCAAACCCTCGCTCACCCGCTACCGCGTGATCGAGCGCCAGCCGGGCCTCACCCGCGTGGCGCTCATGCCGCTCACCGGCCGCTCGCACCAGCTGCGTGTGCACCTGCTGGCGCTCGGCCACCCCATCGTGGGCGACACGCTCTATGCCCCGCCCGACGTGGCCGCGCGGTCACCCCGCCTGCTGCTGCACGCCCACACCCTCGCCTTCGCCCACCCAGTGAGCGGCGAGGCCCTGTCGTTCGAAAGCCCCCTGCCCTTCTGA
- a CDS encoding cytochrome P450 produces the protein MNTTTASPPASSAALRSIDDLPGPPGLPLLGNAHQITLARIHQDVERWARAYGPFFRVRLGKMRALVITDHEVIAHALKDRPDGFRRTIRTSIVGNEMGLKPGVFGAEGQAWRDQRRMVMASFAPGHVRAYFPSLQRVVLRLQGRWQQAMQAGRAIPLQEDLMRYTVDGVAGLAFGSDINTLESDEEVIQQHLDKIFPALFRRIFARIPYWRWLRLPRDRELDRSVAAINVAIAGFIAQARARMAANPALRTQPSNLLEGMIAAADEGANDNTANGGGGLTDEHVAGNVVTMLLAGEDTTANTLAWMIWLLKRNPEALRLAVDEVQRVAPDPAAFTPEQMASLDYLEACASETMRLKPVAPFLVLEALHDTTLGDVQVPRNTFVWCVMRHDTVSPQHFPDPLAFNPSRWLDHADPALTPTSPKRVAMPFGAGPRVCPGRYLAMLEIKMAAAMLLSSFEIDEVGTADGGEPVEKMAFSMAPVGLQMRLRPRAR, from the coding sequence ATGAACACCACCACCGCTTCGCCTCCCGCCTCGTCGGCCGCCCTTCGCAGCATCGACGACCTGCCCGGGCCGCCCGGCCTGCCGCTGCTCGGCAACGCCCACCAGATCACGCTCGCGCGCATCCACCAGGACGTGGAACGCTGGGCACGCGCCTACGGCCCCTTCTTCCGCGTGCGCCTGGGCAAGATGCGTGCACTCGTCATCACCGACCACGAGGTGATCGCGCATGCGCTGAAAGACCGGCCCGACGGTTTCCGCCGCACCATCCGCACCTCGATCGTCGGCAACGAGATGGGCCTGAAGCCGGGCGTCTTCGGCGCCGAAGGCCAGGCCTGGCGCGACCAGCGCCGCATGGTGATGGCGAGCTTCGCGCCGGGCCATGTGCGTGCGTATTTCCCGTCGCTGCAGCGCGTGGTGCTGCGGCTGCAGGGGCGCTGGCAGCAGGCGATGCAGGCTGGCCGCGCCATCCCGCTGCAGGAAGACCTGATGCGCTACACCGTCGACGGCGTGGCCGGCCTCGCCTTCGGCAGCGACATCAACACGCTGGAGTCGGACGAAGAGGTCATCCAGCAGCACCTCGACAAGATCTTTCCCGCGCTCTTTCGCCGCATCTTTGCGCGCATCCCGTACTGGCGCTGGCTGCGCCTGCCGCGCGACCGCGAACTCGACCGCAGCGTGGCCGCCATCAACGTGGCCATTGCCGGCTTCATCGCCCAGGCCCGTGCGCGCATGGCGGCCAACCCCGCGCTGCGCACGCAGCCCAGCAACCTGCTCGAAGGCATGATCGCCGCCGCCGACGAAGGCGCGAATGACAACACCGCCAACGGCGGTGGGGGTCTCACCGACGAACACGTGGCCGGCAACGTGGTCACCATGCTGCTGGCCGGCGAAGACACCACCGCCAACACGCTCGCCTGGATGATCTGGCTGCTCAAGCGCAACCCCGAGGCCCTGCGCCTGGCGGTCGACGAGGTGCAGCGTGTGGCACCCGACCCGGCCGCGTTCACGCCCGAGCAGATGGCCTCGCTCGACTACCTCGAGGCCTGTGCTTCGGAGACGATGCGGCTCAAGCCGGTGGCGCCCTTCCTCGTGCTCGAAGCGCTGCACGACACCACGCTCGGCGACGTGCAGGTGCCCCGCAACACCTTCGTCTGGTGCGTGATGCGGCACGACACGGTGAGCCCGCAGCACTTCCCCGACCCGCTCGCGTTCAACCCCTCACGCTGGCTCGACCACGCCGACCCCGCCCTCACCCCCACCTCGCCCAAGCGCGTGGCCATGCCCTTCGGCGCCGGGCCACGCGTGTGCCCGGGGCGCTACCTCGCCATGCTCGAGATCAAGATGGCCGCGGCCATGCTGCTCTCAAGCTTCGAGATCGACGAGGTCGGCACCGCCGACGGCGGCGAGCCGGTGGAGAAGATGGCGTTCTCGATGGCGCCGGTGGGCCTGCAGATGCGCTTGAGGCCCCGCGCGCGCTGA
- a CDS encoding diguanylate cyclase gives MFRSLLARLADRVLTTEPRARGRLAIWLTSVSTYLLYNGILWVQVALGYTPAHVGWALSAATGIANLILYFGVRHEWGPRWDRSLGGIQLLVGIVFMWLCYATAGPAAPATVIVVASHIVYAMFAMPPRQVWQLVALSLGGLAGTMLLSHLLQPERYPPGEQLVSFLYASLVVVLIARLAAIVARMNEGLRTQSRELAHALERVRQLATRDDLTQVHNRRHITELMGIEQNQHERSGSSLCVALLDIDHFKAVNDNLGHQAGDEVLRRFAQATQLALRTSDLLGRWGGEEFIVVFPDTSLDDARVALLRVRDQLLRTDFRHGTVELRVTFSAGLVCIQPGENIEQAVERADQAMYRAKTQGRDCVMADVPASPSAHVARIA, from the coding sequence ATGTTCCGTTCCTTGCTGGCCCGCCTTGCCGACCGGGTGCTCACCACCGAGCCCCGGGCGCGCGGCCGCCTGGCGATCTGGCTGACCTCGGTCAGCACCTACCTGCTCTACAACGGCATCCTCTGGGTGCAGGTGGCGCTCGGCTACACCCCGGCGCACGTGGGCTGGGCCCTCTCGGCGGCCACCGGCATCGCCAACCTGATCCTCTACTTCGGCGTGCGGCACGAGTGGGGCCCGCGCTGGGACCGCTCGCTCGGCGGCATCCAGCTGCTCGTGGGCATCGTCTTCATGTGGCTGTGCTACGCCACCGCGGGGCCGGCCGCACCGGCCACCGTCATCGTGGTGGCAAGCCACATCGTCTACGCGATGTTCGCGATGCCGCCGCGCCAGGTGTGGCAGCTCGTGGCCCTCTCGCTCGGCGGCCTGGCGGGCACGATGCTCCTGAGCCACCTGCTGCAACCGGAGCGCTACCCACCGGGCGAGCAGCTCGTCTCCTTCCTCTACGCCTCGCTCGTGGTGGTGCTGATCGCGCGGCTGGCCGCCATCGTGGCGCGCATGAACGAAGGCCTGCGCACGCAGAGCCGCGAACTCGCCCACGCGCTGGAGCGTGTGCGCCAGCTCGCCACCCGCGACGACCTCACCCAGGTGCACAACCGCCGCCACATCACCGAGCTGATGGGCATCGAGCAGAACCAGCACGAGCGCAGCGGCAGCTCGCTGTGCGTGGCCCTGCTCGACATCGACCACTTCAAAGCCGTCAACGACAACCTCGGCCACCAAGCCGGCGACGAGGTGCTGCGCCGCTTCGCACAAGCCACGCAATTGGCGCTGCGCACGAGCGACCTGCTCGGCCGCTGGGGCGGCGAAGAGTTCATCGTGGTGTTTCCCGACACCTCGCTCGACGACGCCCGCGTGGCACTGCTGCGTGTGCGCGACCAGCTGCTGCGCACCGACTTCCGCCACGGCACGGTGGAGCTGCGCGTGACCTTCTCGGCCGGCCTCGTGTGCATCCAGCCGGGCGAGAACATCGAGCAGGCGGTGGAGCGCGCCGACCAGGCCATGTACCGTGCCAAGACCCAAGGGCGCGACTGCGTGATGGCCGACGTGCCGGCGAGCCCGAGCGCCCACGTCGCGCGCATCGCCTGA
- a CDS encoding DUF808 domain-containing protein, producing MASSLLALLDDIATVLDDVAVLTKVAAKKTTGVLGDDLALNAQQVSGVSAEREIPVVWAVAKGSMLNKAILVPLALAISAFAPWAVTPLLMLGGLFLCFEGVEKLAHKFLHSKDEDDAHHAELVKALSDPAVDLVAIEKDKIKGAIRTDFILSAEIIAITLGAAQGTSLLVQFSVLAGIAIIMTIGVYGLVAGIVKLDDLGLYLTRKASAAARTIGAGILRAAPYLMKGLSIAGTAAMFLVGGGILTHGVPALHHAIDDIAKGAGGIGGVLVSALLDAVVGIIAGAVTLVVVNLIQKLRGKKAHA from the coding sequence ATGGCCTCCAGCCTGCTTGCCCTGCTCGACGACATCGCCACCGTTCTCGACGACGTGGCCGTTCTCACCAAGGTCGCCGCCAAGAAGACCACCGGCGTGCTGGGCGACGACCTGGCGCTCAACGCGCAGCAGGTGAGCGGCGTGAGCGCGGAGCGCGAGATCCCGGTGGTGTGGGCGGTGGCCAAGGGCTCGATGCTCAACAAGGCCATCCTGGTGCCGCTGGCGCTGGCCATCAGCGCGTTTGCGCCCTGGGCGGTGACGCCGCTGCTGATGCTCGGCGGTCTCTTCCTCTGCTTCGAAGGCGTGGAGAAGTTGGCCCACAAGTTCTTGCACAGCAAGGACGAAGACGACGCACACCACGCCGAGCTGGTGAAGGCACTGTCGGACCCGGCGGTCGACCTCGTGGCCATCGAGAAAGACAAGATCAAGGGCGCCATCCGCACCGACTTCATCCTCTCGGCCGAGATCATCGCGATCACGCTCGGTGCGGCGCAGGGCACGAGCCTGCTGGTGCAGTTCAGCGTGCTGGCCGGCATCGCGATCATCATGACCATCGGCGTCTACGGCCTGGTGGCCGGCATCGTGAAGCTCGACGACCTGGGCCTGTACCTCACCCGCAAGGCGAGCGCCGCCGCGCGCACCATCGGCGCGGGCATCCTGCGCGCCGCGCCCTACCTGATGAAGGGCCTGAGCATCGCCGGCACCGCGGCCATGTTCCTCGTGGGCGGCGGCATCCTCACGCACGGCGTGCCGGCGCTGCACCACGCCATCGACGACATCGCCAAGGGCGCGGGTGGCATCGGCGGCGTGCTGGTGTCGGCGCTGCTCGATGCGGTGGTGGGCATCATCGCGGGCGCGGTGACGCTCGTGGTCGTGAACCTCATCCAGAAGCTGCGCGGCAAGAAGGCGCACGCCTGA
- a CDS encoding flagellar basal body rod protein, producing MSAISSIAISGMSAATTQLGVAAHNVANAVTPAFRRQQVLQQSQPGGGVATQITQATEPGSNLAADLLQQKVALYSFKANLRTVQVEHEMLGSLIDLKA from the coding sequence ATGAGCGCCATCTCCTCCATCGCGATCTCCGGCATGAGCGCCGCGACCACCCAGCTGGGTGTTGCGGCGCACAACGTCGCCAATGCGGTCACCCCGGCGTTCCGGCGCCAGCAGGTGCTGCAGCAGTCGCAGCCCGGGGGGGGCGTGGCCACCCAGATCACGCAGGCCACCGAGCCCGGCAGCAACCTCGCGGCTGACCTGTTGCAGCAGAAGGTCGCGCTCTACAGCTTCAAGGCCAACCTGCGCACGGTGCAGGTCGAGCACGAGATGCTCGGGTCGCTGATCGACCTCAAGGCCTGA
- a CDS encoding protein kinase, which yields MTPHDALPAGTRLGGYQILEVLGRGGFGIVYLALDSSLQRQVAIKEYFPAELAMRCDDGQVWIRPGADPAAYGAGMKAFLNEAKMLARFDHPSLARVHTFWEENRSAYMVMPYYDGRTLAKVLAEMKAPPDEAWLRSMLAPLLSALSTLHNANCLHLDISPDNILMLGDGRPVLLDFGVASRLATDKTMPLTALLNPAYAPIEQYSESVNLQQGPWSDIYALAGVLHFAIAGVPPARATVRALEDPQRPLAETVAARAEQFPGLGYSATFLAAIDKALAVRPRDRPRGAAEFSLLLDRAAPPEPAAPPPPPRRPAPAPAVVPEPIFAAEPMDAPPRPTRSRTPVWLASLAVIGLAAAGWTWLQRQPSFANITVSDLPPAIIANVPRPVAEGASAAVPLPTEPTAAGPEVAASGVAPAASSTASAAMVAQAASAVVAPAPEPAAKPAPAKPASTKTARVAKAAAPRVPPAEASQAEATEEEPTAKPEPPPTRKPAPKATAALPPEPATPRAACGSRSNFALVYCMQQQCKRWKFNNHPQCIEMERRGEL from the coding sequence GTGACCCCACATGACGCACTGCCCGCCGGCACACGCCTCGGGGGCTACCAGATCCTCGAGGTGCTGGGCCGTGGCGGCTTCGGCATCGTTTACCTGGCGCTCGACTCGTCGCTGCAGCGGCAGGTCGCGATCAAGGAATATTTCCCGGCCGAACTCGCGATGCGCTGCGACGACGGGCAAGTCTGGATCCGGCCCGGCGCCGACCCGGCCGCCTACGGCGCAGGCATGAAGGCCTTCCTCAACGAAGCCAAGATGCTGGCGCGCTTCGACCACCCGTCGCTCGCGCGCGTGCACACCTTCTGGGAGGAAAACCGCAGCGCCTACATGGTGATGCCCTACTACGACGGGCGCACGCTCGCCAAGGTGCTCGCCGAGATGAAGGCGCCGCCCGACGAGGCCTGGCTGCGCTCGATGCTGGCGCCGCTCTTGAGCGCGCTGAGCACGCTGCACAACGCCAACTGTCTGCACCTCGACATCTCGCCCGACAACATCCTCATGCTGGGCGACGGTCGCCCGGTGCTGCTCGACTTTGGCGTGGCCAGCCGCCTCGCCACCGACAAGACCATGCCGCTCACCGCGCTGCTCAACCCGGCCTACGCGCCGATCGAGCAGTACAGCGAGTCGGTCAACCTGCAGCAGGGCCCGTGGAGCGACATCTACGCGCTCGCGGGCGTGCTGCACTTCGCCATCGCCGGGGTGCCACCCGCACGCGCCACGGTGCGTGCGCTGGAAGACCCGCAACGCCCGCTGGCCGAGACGGTGGCCGCACGGGCCGAGCAGTTCCCGGGGCTTGGCTACAGCGCCACTTTCCTCGCGGCCATCGACAAAGCGCTCGCCGTGCGCCCGCGCGACCGGCCCCGCGGGGCGGCCGAGTTCTCGCTGCTGCTCGACCGCGCCGCGCCACCGGAGCCGGCCGCACCGCCACCACCGCCACGCCGCCCGGCACCCGCGCCGGCGGTGGTGCCCGAGCCGATCTTCGCTGCCGAGCCGATGGACGCACCGCCGCGCCCCACGCGCAGCCGCACGCCGGTGTGGCTGGCATCGCTCGCCGTGATCGGCCTCGCCGCCGCGGGGTGGACGTGGCTGCAGCGCCAGCCCTCGTTTGCCAACATCACCGTGAGCGACCTGCCGCCCGCCATCATCGCCAACGTGCCCCGGCCCGTGGCGGAAGGTGCGAGTGCGGCAGTGCCGCTGCCTACCGAGCCCACCGCCGCGGGGCCCGAGGTGGCGGCGTCTGGCGTGGCGCCGGCGGCGAGCAGCACAGCGTCTGCCGCCATGGTGGCGCAGGCGGCGTCTGCCGTCGTCGCGCCCGCGCCAGAGCCTGCGGCCAAACCGGCGCCGGCCAAACCCGCTTCCACCAAGACCGCGCGTGTGGCCAAGGCCGCCGCGCCGCGCGTGCCGCCCGCCGAAGCGTCGCAGGCCGAGGCCACCGAAGAAGAGCCCACCGCCAAGCCCGAGCCCCCGCCCACACGCAAGCCCGCTCCGAAAGCCACCGCCGCCCTGCCACCCGAGCCGGCCACGCCGCGCGCCGCCTGCGGGAGCCGCTCGAACTTCGCGCTCGTCTACTGCATGCAGCAGCAGTGCAAGCGCTGGAAGTTCAACAACCATCCACAGTGCATCGAGATGGAGCGCCGCGGCGAACTCTGA
- a CDS encoding VOC family protein, giving the protein MGVQLAKQSIDLGIVTTNGPAMLAFYRDVLGFKYLREMPSAGGVMHQMLCGDSMIKLVVLPQVPLTAAPGGIQGAAGYRYWTMTVTNITEIVQACVDAGAKVAVKERELRPGVKIAIVEDPDGNWVEFLALG; this is encoded by the coding sequence ATGGGCGTTCAACTCGCCAAGCAATCCATCGACCTCGGCATCGTCACCACCAACGGCCCGGCGATGCTCGCCTTCTACCGCGACGTGCTCGGCTTCAAGTACCTGCGCGAGATGCCCAGCGCCGGTGGCGTGATGCACCAGATGCTGTGTGGCGACAGCATGATCAAGCTGGTGGTGCTGCCCCAGGTGCCGCTCACGGCGGCGCCAGGCGGCATCCAGGGCGCGGCCGGCTACCGCTACTGGACGATGACCGTCACCAACATCACCGAGATCGTGCAGGCCTGCGTCGACGCCGGTGCCAAGGTCGCGGTGAAGGAGCGCGAGCTGCGCCCGGGCGTGAAGATCGCCATCGTCGAGGACCCGGACGGCAACTGGGTCGAGTTCCTGGCCCTGGGCTGA